Proteins from a single region of Phycisphaerae bacterium:
- a CDS encoding S8 family serine peptidase, translating to MKIVISRSVWVFILSLSVFAQVAADTPRITDSPEASKAKALLHDSRKATFARAPAETMESPAALQQAKDAPVVEFPLVPLTPDEIRARNENNPKTDGALTLSHLDLSTPMSVDVNVPNYYYYHGQPIPLPLDKDRLAIRVAAGLDLSDAQARSRALGIEVSDVKPTGIERWNLVTLTQPLADLADGRRKIEAALQAGSVEFASPVFKSLLLPDGWIAMAPDVLVQFKEEHGARAASALGELAAGFQIKQENFGGMANAYRLAGAARNGFEVLAAANRLAQDPRVKWAEPEMYFTGRGDIFPNDPEWGNLWGIRNTGQTVNGTAGTDDMDMDGDESFNISLGNSGVRVLIIDTGVQQNHPDINQNAGRDFTGGEADGVAGGGPVNACDNHGTAVAGCVSAHFDNGTGIVGIAPSSRVVSARCMVANLTCNNLWSGSNTWTVNALNWAVNQGILITNNSNSYGTTSDAIDAAYLNAYNNGQTHFASSGNNGTAAIAYPSSADTVNAVGNLQQDGTLNPTSQTGTGLDFSAPGTNIRATDRTGANGYNNASDYAWVNGTSFASPYAAGVAAIVKAAHPTWGPINIETAMKSGAIDLGASGYDTTFGWGFVNAYRSITIFGPSNDECTNAYAIPGTFYNPGSIFTYNATVSNFYEPDESCEAGNVGVSNSVWYSYTPPGNGTIDLNTWGSNYDTVLSVFDGCGAYIGATQIWFPTQLACNDDVDGTLQSRILGLPVNGGQTYMIKVSDYDTTSEGGELFVDLYFFYSSPPNDHCFNRLPIPGTAGTHNMTPLNTTSATVSPGDCYELSEAGCGHPSGNSNSVFYSFIPQVSGTVTMDTYGSDYDTVLTLYNGTAFANPCGDGNGEFCMGPDDFGYYICNDDSAGGYQSFVTQPVTVGHTFVVRVSDYNPDPGGGWLFLNVTLTPPPPEEGDVNDDGIVSYEDLPYMVDVLIDPANCPPCNLQQADMNDDGFADGKDLQLFVNAVLAG from the coding sequence ATGAAAATCGTCATCAGCCGCAGCGTATGGGTATTTATTCTGTCCCTGAGCGTTTTCGCACAGGTGGCCGCTGATACTCCGCGGATCACCGATTCTCCGGAGGCGTCGAAGGCAAAAGCCTTGCTCCATGATTCTCGGAAGGCCACCTTCGCCCGGGCCCCTGCGGAAACAATGGAGTCCCCGGCGGCATTGCAACAGGCCAAGGACGCGCCCGTCGTGGAGTTTCCACTGGTGCCGCTCACCCCGGACGAGATCAGGGCGCGGAACGAAAACAATCCCAAGACGGACGGCGCCCTGACCCTCTCGCACCTGGACCTTTCCACGCCGATGAGTGTCGATGTGAATGTGCCCAACTATTACTACTACCATGGGCAGCCGATTCCCCTCCCGCTGGACAAAGACCGCCTCGCGATTCGCGTGGCGGCCGGGCTCGATCTGAGCGACGCACAGGCCCGATCCCGCGCGCTCGGCATCGAGGTGTCGGACGTCAAGCCGACCGGCATCGAGCGCTGGAATCTCGTCACCCTGACTCAGCCCCTCGCCGACCTGGCCGATGGCCGGCGCAAGATCGAGGCGGCCCTTCAGGCCGGCAGCGTGGAATTCGCCTCGCCCGTCTTCAAGAGTCTGCTGCTGCCGGATGGATGGATTGCCATGGCGCCGGACGTCCTGGTCCAGTTCAAAGAAGAGCATGGCGCGCGGGCGGCGTCGGCGCTGGGCGAGTTGGCCGCCGGGTTTCAGATCAAACAGGAGAACTTCGGCGGAATGGCTAACGCCTATCGGCTCGCCGGCGCCGCGCGGAACGGCTTTGAGGTTCTGGCAGCGGCGAACCGGCTGGCCCAGGACCCGCGCGTGAAGTGGGCGGAGCCGGAGATGTACTTCACGGGCCGCGGCGACATTTTTCCAAACGATCCCGAATGGGGCAACCTGTGGGGCATCCGGAATACAGGCCAGACGGTAAACGGTACGGCGGGGACCGACGACATGGACATGGACGGTGACGAGTCCTTTAACATTTCCCTGGGCAACAGCGGCGTCCGCGTCCTCATCATCGACACGGGCGTGCAGCAGAACCATCCGGACATCAACCAGAATGCGGGCCGCGATTTTACAGGCGGCGAGGCCGATGGCGTCGCCGGCGGTGGGCCGGTCAATGCCTGCGACAACCACGGAACGGCGGTGGCGGGGTGCGTTTCCGCTCACTTTGACAATGGCACGGGCATTGTCGGGATTGCCCCGAGCAGCCGCGTCGTGTCGGCCCGCTGCATGGTGGCCAACCTGACGTGTAACAACCTTTGGAGCGGCAGCAATACCTGGACGGTGAATGCCCTGAACTGGGCGGTCAACCAGGGCATCCTGATCACCAACAACAGCAACAGCTATGGAACTACGTCCGACGCCATCGACGCCGCCTACCTGAACGCCTACAACAACGGGCAGACGCACTTCGCCTCCAGTGGCAACAACGGCACGGCGGCCATCGCCTACCCTTCCTCGGCCGACACGGTGAACGCCGTGGGCAACCTCCAGCAGGATGGCACGCTGAACCCGACGAGCCAGACTGGTACCGGCCTGGACTTTTCCGCCCCCGGCACAAACATCCGGGCCACCGACCGCACCGGGGCCAACGGCTACAACAACGCCAGCGACTACGCCTGGGTAAACGGCACTTCCTTCGCGTCTCCGTACGCCGCGGGCGTCGCGGCGATCGTGAAGGCGGCGCACCCCACGTGGGGGCCGATCAACATCGAAACCGCGATGAAGTCCGGGGCGATCGACCTGGGCGCCAGCGGCTATGACACGACGTTCGGCTGGGGCTTCGTCAACGCGTATCGCTCGATCACGATCTTCGGCCCGAGCAATGACGAATGCACCAACGCCTACGCCATTCCCGGTACCTTCTACAACCCCGGCTCGATCTTTACTTACAACGCCACCGTCTCAAACTTCTACGAGCCCGACGAGTCCTGCGAAGCGGGCAACGTCGGGGTGAGCAACTCGGTCTGGTACAGCTACACGCCGCCCGGCAACGGGACCATCGACCTGAATACCTGGGGCTCGAACTACGACACGGTGCTGTCCGTCTTCGACGGGTGCGGCGCCTACATCGGCGCGACGCAGATCTGGTTCCCCACGCAATTAGCCTGCAACGATGACGTCGATGGAACCCTGCAGTCCCGCATCCTCGGCCTGCCGGTCAATGGCGGCCAGACCTACATGATAAAGGTCTCGGACTACGACACGACATCGGAAGGCGGCGAGCTTTTCGTTGATCTGTACTTTTTCTATTCCTCCCCACCGAACGATCACTGCTTTAACCGCCTGCCGATCCCCGGCACAGCCGGCACGCACAACATGACGCCGCTGAACACGACTTCGGCGACGGTCAGTCCCGGCGATTGCTACGAACTGTCCGAGGCCGGCTGTGGCCATCCCAGTGGCAACAGCAACTCGGTGTTTTACAGCTTTATTCCCCAGGTCAGCGGCACGGTGACCATGGACACCTACGGCAGCGACTATGACACGGTCCTGACACTGTACAACGGCACGGCCTTCGCCAACCCCTGCGGCGACGGGAACGGCGAGTTCTGCATGGGCCCGGACGACTTCGGCTACTACATCTGCAACGATGACTCCGCCGGCGGATATCAATCCTTCGTGACGCAGCCGGTCACGGTGGGCCACACCTTTGTCGTGCGGGTCAGCGATTACAACCCCGATCCCGGAGGCGGCTGGCTGTTCCTGAACGTGACGCTCACCCCGCCTCCCCCCGAAGAGGGCGACGTGAACGACGACGGGATCGTGAGCTACGAAGATCTCCCGTATATGGTCGATGTCCTGATCGATCCCGCCAACTGCCCCCCCTGCAACCTCCAGCAGGCCGACATGAACGATGACGGATTTGCGGACGGCAAAGATCTTCAGCTCTTCGTCAACGCCGTCCTCGCTGGATGA
- a CDS encoding 2-dehydro-3-deoxyphosphogluconate aldolase, which produces MNIGRRQSTLSEISRLRLSAIIRAKSSETARAAMEAAVAGGFRMVEFTLTTPGALELVQQFAVRPEMLVGAGTVLTVDDARAAVRAGARFLVSPVTDAAVIKEAAALDAVCIPGAFTPTEMMTAHRLGADIVKLFPAPADVAEYVSAILAPLPHLKIFPTAGVTAENFRAILRAGAFGVGFVKSLFDPALLAKGDYAAIQRKAAEIHSLFMDVG; this is translated from the coding sequence ATGAACATCGGACGTCGACAATCCACTCTCTCCGAAATCAGCCGCCTCCGGCTCAGCGCCATCATTCGTGCAAAGTCGTCGGAGACAGCCCGCGCGGCCATGGAGGCCGCCGTCGCCGGCGGCTTTCGCATGGTCGAGTTTACCCTGACCACTCCCGGCGCGCTGGAACTTGTTCAACAATTCGCCGTCCGACCGGAAATGCTTGTCGGCGCGGGTACGGTCTTGACCGTCGACGATGCCCGTGCCGCCGTGAGGGCCGGCGCCCGTTTCCTTGTCTCGCCGGTCACCGACGCCGCCGTTATCAAAGAGGCCGCCGCCCTTGACGCGGTGTGCATCCCCGGCGCGTTCACGCCCACCGAGATGATGACGGCGCATCGGCTCGGGGCCGACATCGTCAAGCTCTTCCCCGCCCCCGCCGACGTCGCCGAATATGTGTCCGCGATTCTGGCACCCCTGCCGCATCTCAAGATCTTCCCGACCGCCGGCGTGACCGCCGAAAACTTTCGCGCCATCCTCCGCGCCGGGGCCTTCGGCGTTGGCTTCGTCAAATCCCTCTTCGACCCCGCCCTTTTGGCCAAGGGCGACTACGCCGCTATTCAGCGCAAGGCCGCCGAGATTCACTCGCTTTTCATGGATGTGGGCTGA
- a CDS encoding BON domain-containing protein, whose protein sequence is MMRQSDRPSSHYRSSRGSQHSCPTCGAECSFESQGFEEGGEYSEREQPRDEYGQFARRERGHRGYRGSQGSREFGRYGQGGQGERESWRSGEGYRSSGRYGSEMGRSSQYGTEYEPYEEGSMEDYSSRSYRGEYGGGYGGSMGGGYSSQAGSYREGLGRDEGYSGQFGSGGSYSGGRSEGAFGTYEGQRGMGWNGGRGRESFGGGQRSQGRFSSQGRQRNRGPKGYTRSDERIKEDLSDRLMEGYLDASEVEIDVSSGVVTLKGTVDSRDSKYQIEELAENIGGVKDVNNEIKIKRESDREAGDGSGGQTSGGTSSQRGSTGSRKSSMSYSS, encoded by the coding sequence ATGATGCGACAATCTGACCGACCGAGTTCTCACTATCGCTCGTCACGCGGATCGCAGCATTCCTGCCCGACCTGCGGGGCCGAATGTTCCTTTGAGTCCCAGGGCTTCGAGGAAGGCGGAGAATATTCGGAGCGCGAGCAGCCGCGCGATGAGTACGGACAATTTGCCCGGCGTGAACGCGGCCACCGGGGCTATCGCGGCAGTCAGGGGTCGCGTGAATTCGGGCGTTACGGCCAAGGGGGCCAGGGGGAGCGCGAAAGTTGGCGCTCCGGCGAGGGCTATCGTTCATCCGGTCGTTATGGGAGTGAAATGGGACGCTCATCGCAATACGGCACCGAGTACGAACCGTATGAAGAGGGATCCATGGAAGATTACAGCAGCCGCAGCTATCGCGGCGAGTACGGCGGCGGTTATGGCGGGAGCATGGGCGGGGGGTACTCGTCCCAGGCGGGATCGTATCGCGAGGGACTGGGTCGCGACGAAGGTTACTCCGGTCAGTTCGGTTCGGGCGGTTCCTACTCCGGCGGCCGCTCAGAGGGCGCCTTCGGAACGTATGAAGGCCAGCGCGGAATGGGCTGGAATGGCGGTCGCGGTCGGGAGAGTTTCGGCGGCGGGCAGCGCAGCCAGGGGCGATTTTCCTCCCAGGGCCGGCAGCGCAATCGCGGCCCGAAGGGATACACCCGCTCAGACGAGCGAATCAAGGAAGATCTCTCGGACCGGTTGATGGAAGGCTACCTCGACGCCAGCGAGGTGGAGATCGATGTGTCCAGCGGCGTGGTGACGCTCAAGGGGACGGTGGACAGCCGCGATTCGAAATATCAGATCGAGGAACTCGCGGAAAACATCGGCGGCGTCAAGGACGTCAACAACGAGATCAAGATCAAGCGGGAGTCGGACCGTGAGGCTGGCGACGGCTCAGGAGGCCAGACTTCCGGCGGGACATCGTCTCAGCGGGGGTCGACGGGCAGCCGCAAGTCCTCGATGTCGTATTCGTCGTAG
- a CDS encoding immunoglobulin domain-containing protein, giving the protein MNRSKLPIIGLFIVLSSFQFPVPRLLAQCNGAWSLRTPAAKPSARSAHAMAYDSVRSVSVLFGGGSPAYNGETWEWNGANWSQKMPANAPSVRRLHAMAYDAARGVTVLFGGRISTGGTNAETWEWDGTNWTQRMPAVSPSGREEHTMAYDSARRVTVLFGGETDVGYNAETWEWDGTNWSQKSPATAPSGRARSAMAYDAARGVTVLFGGYTPTHDGETWEWDGTNWTQRLPAAAPSARSEHAIAYDSSRGVTVLFGGYTDAGRNGETWEWDGTNWSQRVVIPAPAVRYDHKMAFDTIRSVTVLFGGASDSTPAGGPDNETWEWAGPTPAISPQPVALTIAPGQPAAFSISASGLAPLSYRWRKDGIPLSDGGAIAGATTAALTINPAAESDSGSYTCVVTNPCGDTLSRAAALVVDPCIALDEVTDCNGNGRIDSCDIAADPALDANMNGTLESCESGCGMCGAGVPMTMPFAMIGVWAAQGRRRIRRPPIVPMGRSRLLPSHSSALMAIAFLVTSFQFHASSALAQCTGTWTPIMSASVPSARNNHAMAFDSLRGVTVLFGGDTAGGLSAETWEWDGSNWSRRLPENSPAPRGYHAMAYDSARDVTVLFGGDTGAIDVNNETWEWNGTNWTQQLPPASPSPRRRHALAYDSARGVTVLFGGRLDNGGSAETWEWDGTTWSLRSPAIAPSIRQYHAMAYDSFRNVTVLFGGDTGAASDETWEWDGTNWTRRMILGSPPARSDHALAYDSARQMIVLFGGWTGAVAGDTWEFDGSVWTMRSPAPAPSARDSHRLAYDSIRGMTVLFGGFTNNYNGETWEWTGPEPAILQHPANQTVAPGQSAVFSVNATGPGTLSYFWGKDGAQLADGNGISGTNTANLTISSATADHVGVYTCIVVNSCGNTRSRDATLVVDPCKPIDANGDCNGNGVLDSCDLVADPALDANSNGTPDSCEPPPDAACGACGAGVPLMMPLALFALYATTRRRANHGRLPTPGSARLPSRAPINRKIITPVVLLISSFQFPASSSLAQCTGAWSRLRTAAPRPRRLLRRRMPMTMPLALLGLVTFRRRRTS; this is encoded by the coding sequence ATGAATCGCTCAAAGCTCCCGATCATTGGTCTGTTCATCGTTCTTTCTAGTTTCCAGTTTCCAGTCCCCCGTCTCTTGGCCCAGTGCAACGGAGCATGGTCGCTACGGACGCCCGCCGCGAAGCCGTCGGCCCGCAGCGCCCATGCCATGGCCTACGACTCGGTCCGGAGCGTGTCGGTCCTCTTCGGCGGGGGAAGCCCTGCCTACAACGGCGAGACATGGGAGTGGAACGGCGCCAACTGGTCGCAGAAGATGCCGGCGAATGCTCCCTCCGTGCGGCGATTGCATGCGATGGCCTATGACGCCGCCCGAGGAGTGACCGTGTTATTCGGCGGCCGGATCAGCACCGGCGGCACAAACGCGGAGACGTGGGAATGGGATGGCACGAACTGGACGCAGCGGATGCCCGCCGTCTCGCCTTCGGGCCGCGAGGAACACACGATGGCCTACGACTCCGCGCGCCGAGTAACGGTACTCTTCGGCGGCGAAACCGACGTCGGCTACAACGCCGAAACATGGGAGTGGGACGGGACCAACTGGTCGCAGAAGTCGCCCGCCACCGCGCCCTCAGGTCGCGCTCGTTCGGCGATGGCCTACGATGCCGCTCGTGGAGTGACGGTGCTTTTCGGCGGCTATACGCCCACCCATGATGGCGAAACGTGGGAGTGGGACGGCACGAATTGGACCCAGAGACTTCCCGCCGCGGCGCCATCGGCCCGCTCCGAACATGCCATAGCCTACGACTCGTCGCGCGGCGTGACCGTGCTCTTCGGCGGCTACACAGACGCAGGCCGCAACGGCGAGACCTGGGAATGGGATGGAACCAACTGGTCGCAACGCGTGGTTATTCCCGCGCCCGCGGTTCGATACGACCACAAGATGGCTTTCGACACGATCCGGAGTGTGACGGTGCTCTTCGGCGGCGCCTCGGACTCCACCCCCGCCGGAGGTCCTGACAACGAGACATGGGAATGGGCCGGTCCCACGCCGGCCATCTCCCCACAACCGGTCGCCCTGACCATCGCCCCCGGTCAGCCGGCCGCTTTCTCCATCAGCGCGAGCGGGCTCGCCCCGTTGAGCTATCGCTGGCGAAAGGACGGTATTCCGCTTTCCGATGGCGGCGCGATTGCCGGCGCGACGACGGCCGCGCTGACCATCAACCCCGCAGCGGAGTCCGATAGCGGTTCCTACACCTGCGTCGTAACCAACCCCTGCGGAGACACGCTCAGCCGCGCGGCGGCGCTCGTCGTCGATCCATGCATCGCCCTCGATGAGGTGACCGATTGCAACGGCAACGGCCGAATCGACTCCTGCGACATCGCCGCCGATCCCGCGCTCGACGCGAACATGAACGGGACGCTGGAATCCTGCGAGTCCGGCTGCGGTATGTGCGGCGCCGGCGTGCCGATGACCATGCCGTTCGCGATGATCGGCGTGTGGGCCGCGCAGGGCCGTCGACGCATACGTCGTCCCCCGATTGTCCCCATGGGGAGGTCGAGGCTTCTGCCGAGCCATTCATCCGCTCTTATGGCGATCGCCTTTCTCGTCACGAGTTTCCAGTTTCATGCCTCCAGCGCACTTGCCCAATGCACCGGTACGTGGACCCCGATCATGTCAGCCTCCGTGCCCTCAGCCCGGAACAATCACGCGATGGCCTTCGACTCCCTCCGCGGTGTCACCGTGCTTTTCGGCGGCGATACCGCCGGAGGTTTGAGCGCGGAGACGTGGGAATGGGACGGCTCAAACTGGTCGCGGAGGTTGCCCGAAAATTCGCCGGCGCCGCGGGGATATCACGCCATGGCCTATGACTCCGCGCGGGACGTGACCGTGCTGTTCGGCGGGGATACCGGCGCCATCGATGTGAACAACGAGACGTGGGAATGGAATGGGACCAACTGGACACAGCAATTGCCGCCCGCGTCGCCCTCCCCGCGGCGTCGCCATGCGCTCGCCTACGACTCCGCACGCGGCGTCACCGTGCTCTTCGGCGGTCGGCTTGATAACGGTGGCAGCGCCGAAACGTGGGAGTGGGATGGGACAACCTGGTCGCTAAGGTCGCCCGCCATCGCACCCTCGATCCGCCAATATCACGCGATGGCCTACGATTCCTTCCGCAACGTGACTGTGCTCTTCGGCGGCGACACCGGCGCTGCTTCTGACGAGACGTGGGAGTGGGACGGCACGAACTGGACGAGGCGAATGATCCTCGGCAGCCCGCCGGCCCGATCGGATCACGCCCTGGCCTACGACTCTGCCCGCCAAATGATCGTACTCTTCGGGGGCTGGACCGGTGCCGTAGCGGGCGACACGTGGGAGTTTGATGGCAGTGTCTGGACCATGCGTTCTCCCGCTCCCGCGCCGTCCGCCCGCGATTCGCACCGTCTGGCTTACGACAGCATTCGCGGCATGACCGTGCTCTTCGGCGGTTTCACGAACAACTACAACGGCGAGACGTGGGAATGGACCGGGCCCGAACCCGCCATCCTTCAACATCCCGCCAATCAAACCGTCGCGCCGGGCCAGTCCGCCGTTTTCTCCGTGAACGCCACCGGCCCCGGCACGCTGTCCTACTTTTGGGGCAAGGATGGAGCGCAACTCGCCGACGGCAACGGAATCTCCGGCACCAACACGGCGAATCTCACCATCAGCTCGGCCACTGCCGATCACGTCGGCGTGTATACCTGTATCGTCGTCAATTCCTGCGGAAATACACGCAGCCGCGATGCGACGCTGGTCGTGGATCCCTGCAAACCGATCGATGCCAACGGCGATTGCAATGGCAACGGAGTATTGGATTCATGCGATCTCGTCGCCGACCCCGCCCTCGACGCCAACTCCAACGGAACGCCCGATTCCTGCGAGCCGCCGCCGGACGCGGCTTGCGGCGCGTGTGGCGCAGGCGTGCCCCTAATGATGCCACTCGCGCTGTTCGCTCTCTACGCCACGACTCGCCGCCGCGCGAATCATGGCCGACTCCCGACACCAGGAAGCGCGAGGCTCCCGAGCCGCGCGCCGATCAACAGAAAGATCATTACGCCAGTCGTCCTCCTGATTTCCAGTTTCCAGTTTCCGGCCTCAAGTTCACTCGCTCAGTGCACCGGCGCGTGGTCCCGTCTGCGAACCGCCGCCCCAAGGCCTCGCCGGCTGCTGCGGCGCCGAATGCCGATGACGATGCCGCTTGCGCTATTGGGACTGGTCACTTTCCGTCGACGCCGGACGTCATAA
- a CDS encoding SDR family oxidoreductase, translating into MNKSLRPLEEQVIVITGASSGIGLATAETAADAGATIVLAARSENAIQAIAERLTASGARALAVCCDVSQRAQVENLANTTIDHFGRIDTWINNAGTSIYGRLDEVSEEDSRRLFDINFWGVYYGSLAALPHLRRNGGALINVGSEVSEGVIPLQGMYSASKHAVKGLTDALRVEIEEVDHAAVSIALIQPTAVDTPFPQHARNYMAKEPKLPSPRIDPQRVADAILAAAVMPARDRKVGAMARFNTMLSRIAPRLGDRMSAKQFYRQNYEEPPRHPEGALYQSSETTRVVGQTRGTGGCE; encoded by the coding sequence ATGAATAAATCCCTCCGACCATTAGAAGAGCAAGTCATCGTCATCACCGGCGCCTCGAGCGGCATTGGCCTGGCCACCGCCGAAACCGCCGCGGACGCGGGCGCCACGATCGTCCTGGCAGCTCGCAGTGAAAACGCCATTCAGGCCATCGCCGAGCGGTTAACGGCGAGTGGCGCGCGAGCCCTGGCCGTCTGTTGCGATGTGTCCCAGCGAGCGCAGGTGGAGAATCTAGCCAATACGACGATCGACCATTTCGGCCGCATTGACACCTGGATCAACAACGCCGGAACATCGATCTACGGCCGGCTCGATGAAGTCAGTGAGGAAGACAGCCGGCGTCTTTTCGATATCAACTTCTGGGGCGTTTATTACGGCTCCCTCGCCGCCTTGCCGCATCTGCGGCGAAACGGTGGCGCGTTGATCAATGTCGGCAGCGAAGTCTCCGAGGGAGTCATTCCCCTGCAGGGCATGTACTCGGCCTCCAAGCACGCCGTGAAGGGCCTGACCGACGCGCTGCGGGTGGAGATTGAAGAAGTTGACCATGCGGCCGTCTCGATCGCGCTCATCCAGCCGACCGCCGTGGATACGCCCTTTCCCCAGCACGCCCGCAACTACATGGCCAAAGAACCCAAACTGCCCTCGCCGCGGATCGACCCCCAACGAGTGGCCGATGCGATCCTCGCCGCCGCGGTCATGCCGGCGCGCGATCGAAAAGTCGGAGCGATGGCGAGATTCAACACGATGCTCAGCAGAATCGCGCCGCGCCTGGGCGACCGAATGTCCGCGAAGCAGTTTTACCGGCAGAACTACGAAGAGCCTCCGCGCCATCCGGAGGGCGCGCTCTATCAATCCAGCGAGACCACCCGCGTTGTCGGCCAAACGCGTGGGACCGGCGGTTGCGAATAA
- a CDS encoding sigma-70 family RNA polymerase sigma factor has translation MTDEQRLMVVRACAGDKDALAELLELFGPEVEAVLGISPKWQGMIDAADVMQVTYLEAFAHIRDFDPARAESFPAWLGRMAENNLRDAIRALEAKKNPPPHLKLDAYGADHGLALFDVLTSGGETPSRIVRKDEARERLAQALRCLPPDYARTIQLYDLEGHPVEDVAAQLGRSTGAVFMLRMRAHDRLRELLGRASQILESRS, from the coding sequence GTGACCGATGAGCAGCGACTAATGGTGGTTCGTGCCTGCGCCGGCGACAAAGACGCGCTGGCGGAGCTCCTGGAGCTTTTCGGCCCGGAGGTGGAGGCGGTTCTCGGCATCAGCCCCAAATGGCAAGGCATGATCGACGCGGCCGACGTCATGCAAGTGACCTACTTGGAGGCCTTTGCGCATATCCGCGATTTTGATCCCGCTCGCGCCGAGTCATTTCCGGCCTGGCTTGGGCGCATGGCGGAGAACAACCTCCGCGACGCGATCCGCGCCCTGGAGGCCAAGAAGAACCCGCCTCCGCATCTAAAACTGGACGCGTACGGCGCGGATCATGGATTGGCGCTCTTTGATGTCCTCACTTCCGGGGGGGAAACGCCGAGTCGCATCGTGCGGAAAGACGAAGCCCGCGAACGGCTGGCCCAGGCGCTGCGGTGTCTGCCTCCGGACTATGCCCGGACGATTCAGCTTTACGACCTGGAGGGGCATCCCGTCGAGGACGTCGCGGCGCAGCTTGGACGCTCGACGGGCGCCGTTTTCATGCTGCGGATGCGGGCCCATGACCGGCTGCGGGAGCTGTTGGGCCGTGCTTCGCAGATTCTTGAGTCCCGGTCGTGA